The following DNA comes from Chelmon rostratus isolate fCheRos1 chromosome 3, fCheRos1.pri, whole genome shotgun sequence.
ACGAGTCCACAcagtctgctgcttttcatACACATCAGTCAATGAGCAAGTTAAATGATTTTCATATGAAAGCCAGTTTGTGTTTAATTACTATCACATGAGCGCATTGTTAGTGTTTTATCAGACAGCTCGTGGGACCAGAACAGAACTGCTCTCAGGTTTTTGTAGACAGATCACAGACAACCAGTGATGATATCAACGGTAAACATTTTATTGGTAAAACACTTTAAAAGCAGTTAAAGTgcttcacagaaaataaagtgaataagCAAGAGAAGAGCAGCCACAGTTGACACTCAGGTTCACAATCAAAAGAAGGTGAAGAACAGCAGCCCTCATGTGACTTCTCATCAGCAATGGACGGCCAGAAGATCTTCAAGGAACAGTATGTCACTCTGGAAAACCCATCTGTCCAGtatgtggttagcctagcttagcacaatgactgcaagcagggggaaactgctagcctagcagTAACAGATGTCAAAGTAaatgacagcaaacaaactATTTTCCAAATCAATGGgctgtttgtttaaaacattcttgcattaaacatttacaactcttgcagacattaaaaataataattcaccATTCTAATaagcacatttatttgctttctctccatgagatgagaagatcaataccactctcacgtcCGTGTGTTGAGTACAGAGTTGGAATCAGGacgtggttagcctagcttagcttaaagactggaggcaggggctaacagctagcctggctctgtccacaaTTCAAACATGtacctaccaacacctctaacGCTCTCTGATTAACACTCTGTATGTGAGTTATgtgctggaactatttcttgtTGCTTCCTGAAAGTTGGTCttcacagtgaggttgccaggtttgaaGCCATTGTTCCTGAAACGAAACCCAGTGCTCACTGAGCTTATCTGGCAGCCTGCACTGTAGCTGGAGATGCTGCACAGATGCACTGGGCGTATGGATACGCAGTTTTTTGTCAAGAAATAGTTCCCtcactgtaaaaccacaaactgtctTTCTCACATTTTGGTTTCCGTCCAGATcgaacaaatgaaacaaagtgtGGTAAGTCGTTTCCCCCTGcttgcagtctttatgctaagctaggctaaccacatcctaACTCCAGCTCCATACTTGAATTACACACCACTTATAATCAAACTCTCAGAAAGAAGGTTAATGAGCATATTCCCCAACTATTGAtctaaagacacaaaaacatgatttaatttaaaaacacaaaatttgTGAAAGAATAGAAACACAACATAAAGCTCATTTtcagcacagctgcagtttaACTCTAAATGAACAACTTTTACAAGAAATGTTGGTCGAGCTGATTCAAACATTTACGCTTTTCCACTGAGAAAGTCGCCAGTGGTGTGAAATGCTGACAGCAGTGCTGGACAGGTGGCGCTCTGACAACAGCGCAGCAGTTTCTGTCCGGTTTCACCTTGAGCCAGGTGAGGTGAGACGCTGTTCTAAAGGTCTGTTGTGTTAAGAGGCTGTTTGTCAGGTGGGTGCTCGGAGGTTTTGGGCGGCCTGCAGTCGCTGTCGTCGTCTCTCCATCGcctgctgcttcttcagctcgatctctgctgctgaacatttactcacagctgcagaggaaacacagaaagtaCAGACACAGGAAGGCGGAAAGAGCTTCGATTTAATCAACAAACGCTTTGACTTAAAACACCTGAAGCCTCTTATTCGATACAGACAtccaaaaaaaagtgcaaaaccaGGACAGAATGCATCCACATTTACTTTAACAGATAAAATTATGCAAAAGACGGACAAACGGAGGGTCAGTTCTTTGAAAAGGGTCAGAGTCAGTTCCCTTAAATAATCTGGTGATAAATGACTTGTAACCATAGTAACAGTGCAATAATTAGCATTGGGAGGAAAACTGTAAGACTATAGCGTGAGCAGCTGTGATCAGAgctgagaagcagcagaaacatctcAGTACAAAGAGCTGCTTACCTTCATCACCTGCTCGCAGTGCAGGAACAGCCTGCAGCCCTCCCTCTAAGCAGCTCGCTGTGGCTACAAGACATTCGCGGAGCAGACGCTTCACTTTAACGTTGTTTTTGCTCACAGTTACATCAAGACTACAAGAGAGTGCTTTTGATTTGGACTGTGTTCATGCGGAAAACTGTGCCGGCTGATGACATTAGCGAGCGCTCGTCCAGAAAACTCACGAGGCCTGAAAACTCCATGACCTACAGTATTTCATCAGATTTAAATacttcctgcttttatttggaACTTCATACAAACAATAACATCTGCCTCAAATgagtcagaaaaacaaaacagtgaaagtgCGATGAATGAAATGACCACAATAGCCCagcagagcgtgtgtgtgtgtgtgtgtgtgtgtgtgtgtgtgtgtgtgtgtgcaagcgtgtgtgtgtgtgagaccgtCTGGACCGAGATGGTTTAACactgttttaaagtgaaaacagagaCGCAGACGGAGCTGCTTGTGTGGGTGTGAGGTGAATTGATGCAGATCTACCTGCTCGTTATCGTCAATCATGTGGTTAAAAATAATCTCACTGGCTGCAAAGAGTCCATACATCCAGCACCAGTTTCCACCATATTGgtacaaaattaaaattaaaattgtcATAACTCTGAACTGATGTTCAGGCGGTTTGTTTTGTTCCAGAGGCCGgacatgtttttatgatacAGGATACTTAGTTAGCTTAAAAATGAGGATTTTCATACCAAAACACTTTATCTTCTGTTCTATAATATAACATTTAAGATGAACTTTCCCTATGTAATGTCATGTAATTAGTTTCCATTTATGTTAGATTATGTAATAAGTAATGTAATTGATAcattcttttctcttcctggGAGGCAGGAAAAGATTAagtacatttgtacatttctggCAGCCTtcaataattttgtttttaattacacttctagtgaaatattcacattttgctCATTTCCATTTGAAGTCACACATTATGTGCAAAAACTTACAGCATATCCTGAGTGTATCAGAACAATAATGTTCCAGTTTTGTACAAGTGGAAATAAATGACTGAGAGCTGTATGTTTGTACAAGAGAGATGAACAATAGAAATTCAGCTCTAATCTCAtagaaatgtataaaaacatgatgatggtTGGTCCAGAAAAGATTCGAGGAGATGAGTCCTTTTATTAAGTGATGTCTGCTCACAGACTCTAGCTGTGGTCAATGACTGGATGATCACTATTAATTTAACAGAAATTATATTGCATGATGATATAAATTTACTGAGACTGATGCGGCACATTTAAAGtaatatatgaatattttgTAGTAAGAGATGTTCTGTCCCTGCAGTTTCCTGTTACaggcaaataaagaaaatgtttgtctgaaaacataTGTTGTTATGGTTTGGATGGAGCATGCAGGCAGCATTAATGTCCTCTGCCTTTCGATGACTGTTTCAGTGATGAACTGCACTACTGGTGGTTGATTTTAGAGATGCTTAAAGACGTTTCTATACTTGTGCTACAAACCTTTCAGCCTCTGTAGCACCAACGCTATGTGCAAACAAAGTTACCGCAAAGCCCTGCAGGTGTAAATAAACACCAGCCACCATTGTCTTGGGTTGGCTGGAACGCCTCCTGCTctgtgctttaatttcactcTTGCCCTCCATGTTTTCTTgtcactctcttcctcttaAACCAGCTTAGAGGTGCATTACCAACACCACCAGGGACGCTGTAAGCTGTCCTACAGTCCAAATCACATTACCATGCAAGGCAGCTGCATTCACAAGCTCACACGAGAGTTCACCCCTGATTTGCATCTACTCCTCTAGGTCTAGTCTGACACTGCTTGCTTTTGGAGATTAGTTTATAGCTAACAATactgctagctaacgttacagCTCTCCATGAGTAGATGCACACTTCCTTCTGCGCAGTGATGTGCTttggtaaaaagaaaacagttccTAATGAAGGTGCTAACAACAAAGTCTGTGGATTATTTTGAGTAACTGCATCACAATTTCTCTAAAGAGACgttgctgctgactttttcaaagctatttttttgccattttgagCAACACAAGCTGAGTGACATCTAGTTCCATTATACTCAAGGGAAGGCAGACATCTCTACAGATGATATCTCCAGAACTCAGCAACTCACATCAAAACAGTGTAGATGCATAAACAGCAGGTTGTTCCTTTgattcatccaatcacagcaTCACACGCTTCCTCAATGATGTGGTTGTTTCACACTCAATGGCAGGAAGTGGACAGCAGGTGTGttggttgtctgtgtgtgcagcgaTGCGCTTAACTAGAAGAGCACGAAGCCTGAATGTGCTGTGACTTCACTGAGtgtctgaagctgctgtgtggaCGTGCTCTTACCTTTGCTGCCCCCTGTAGAAACTGGGCTGTTCGGCTTCTTGAAGGTGAACTGGTCTTTGTGGGTCTTTCCCTGCGCTGCTGACTGGACCCTGCTGCTCCCCTGCACACACGCTGAACTCTTTGTGGGTCCTGAAACGTTTTTTGCTTGTGTGAATCTGAAAGAATCCGGCCCTGCGTTCATCTGTGCACCTGCAGTGAAGTTGGAGACAGAACCTCCGGCCAGTGAACTGCCAGCTCTAGCTGAAGCACAGGGAAGAGTggctggtgtttgtttttggggaAACggttgctgattggctggctggttTCTGTTGTCCCAGGTTCTGCTGGCCGGCTGCAAAGCTGCTCTCTGGTTTGAAATGTGACTCACTGTCTGTTTAGTGGAAACGTTCTCCACCCTCTGCATCTGGTTCTCCACGtcttcacacatttcacacagcaggTCGTCATCGGCTGGGTCGTCCCAAACCGGGTCAGACAAGAAGAACGAGTACAGGTCCTCATCTAGGAGGTCGGCACCAGCAGGTGCCTCGTGGTGGGATGAAACTACCGCAGGTCTTTGTGGAAAGCTTGCAGCTGTTTCTGTAGCTGATGTGTTTGACGCAGCAGAAgcagttgtgttgtgtttggcgTACGAGCCTCCAACAGAAGTCCTGTGATGAAACTGGGGTTTCTGTAGGTCTGACTTTACCATGTTTGATGTTTGGCAGGTACTCTGAGATCCTGCTTTGACTACAACACCTCTACCAGCTGAAAACCTGCTCTGGTGATTGTCTTTAACTGCTGTTTCTGAGCTGAAATCCACCTTCGACTTTGTCCATGTGTCTGTCTGGATTCTTCTGGCAGAGAAATTAGGATTTGACTCTAGTTTGAAAGTCGTTCTTTGTCTGACATTGTCCTTTTCCACTTTAGaagctgctgattggctgagtccAACACTTTCACTGGTGGGAACATTTACTGGTctttgatattttatttcactggaTGGTTTCTGGGTTGAACAGTGCTTCGGAGCAGAGAAGCTCTGAGGATTTTGTGTCATCTCCAAAACTAAAGAGTCATTTAGCAAGTCATCATTTTCCCAATCATCCTCAAACTCTTGGTTTACCAAAGTGCCTTTAGTGTTTGTCGTGGAAACACTACAAGTGGAACCATGTAAGGAAGAAGACAGTTTCCCAGAAGCCTCTTTGGAAGATCCATCAGAGGCAGGTTTTACTTGTGACGACACCTGACTTAAGTTTCCGCTCACATGTTGGGTCGGTccatcaaacagaaaatccaaaTCGTCTTCCATATGTTGATCCAGGTGGACCTgcacatctgctgcagctgctgccttcCCAGCTGGCTGAAAGTTTCCAGGAAGCGAAGATGAAACGTCATTCTCACTGTTCTCTAAATCCAAGATATCCTCTGACAGGAGCTCCAGACTCTGCTGGTGCAGGTCCTCCACTTCTTCATCTTGACGAAACATGTTGAAGTCAAACTGTTTGGCCAGTTTCAGCAAGTCGTCCACTGCATTCGGCCTGTGACAACAAAACACTCAGCTTACTGTGACGACAGAGAAATTGTGGAAACACAACATGGATGTATAGATTTGGCCTGTACTTGCTGGTTCTTCTGAACCTACCTCGGGGATTTCTTCTTGGGTTTGGGCACCTGAGCATCTGGTGTGCAGGGAATGGTGGCGCTGTCTCCGATCcactgctgtaaagttggcTCTGCGTTCTCAGGTCTGCCATGCTTCAGAAAGAcgggaaacaacacaacaagaatgtaaataaatgcagtttacaGGCATCTACTGATCTGAGCTGTGATTCAGAGCACAGTCATGAACAGTGAACAGCTCCAATAGCTGCAAGAACTCAAAGTTTTTGGGGACGATGTTTCATCCCACCAGCCATGGTACTGACCTTCGGAGCAATCCTGTTAACGATCTCTGAGATGTCCACAACTCCAGCACGctgtttctttcctcttttaccTGAAGAGTAAAACGGAGTTATCACATAGCTCAAAAATCAACCTCCAACAGGAAAccaaagagatggagaaaagtggcatcaaatatcattttcatcatcatttcatcatttttgtttcctAAAGGACTACAGGAATCAATCTGAAATCAAAGTGATGTTTTCCACTGATCAGCTAATCAATGTACTGTCATTGCATCAGTAACTGACATGATGAACTTGCTGATGCTGAATCTCTTCCTAAATACACATCCCAGCTGGCAGTCTGAAGATTACCGAGTCTGTTGGGTGAAGGAGACGTGGCGTCCCAGATGATGTCCTGCTGAAAGTCAGAGTCGTTGTGTGGAGACTCTTCACTGAAACCACCACCTGCTCTCGATCTCGGGATTCTGGTCGGGGTCTTAAaatctggaggagaagaaacacaaacacagattcacacacaacatttatttgactACAGTTAACGctcaggtcagaggtcaaggtcTGGAGCTGTCAGGATTGAGTGTCTGGCTCAAGGTCTCACCTCAGTAAGACAGACACTGTAAGATGTGAATTAAGAATACTGACTGCTAAACTGTACTTTCTGATTCATTCTCATGGAAAATAATTTTATGAATATAACATACATGTGCGGTTTTGCTAGTGACGGACTCAAACTGGAAGGAGCTACTTGTTAGCTTCATGTTAACACGTCTGAATGTttgtggattgtttttttttaaaatttaggTAAATTTATACATGTAATCCACTGAACGATATTTCATTCCAGTTTAAAAAATCTTGCACAAGGCTATCCAATGCCATCCGAGGCTTGTTATGGCTgatgacagcagaaaaaaaatatttatttgagtTTAAATTTTCCGGTCATAAAATGCACTGTGGTGAACTTGTTGTATACCGAATTGAACACTGAAAACTATGGTTTGTAAACACACATTTGGTCACGATTTATGATGTAGATCAATGCTACATGTTA
Coding sequences within:
- the etaa1a gene encoding ewing's tumor-associated antigen 1 isoform X2; amino-acid sequence: MNRGRRKFDPPSGLTGSPLHQQTATSKPNRLSRTFRQSQQTKTAAQIDSPNSQQSDFKTPTRIPRSRAGGGFSEESPHNDSDFQQDIIWDATSPSPNRLGKRGKKQRAGVVDISEIVNRIAPKHGRPENAEPTLQQWIGDSATIPCTPDAQVPKPKKKSPRPNAVDDLLKLAKQFDFNMFRQDEEVEDLHQQSLELLSEDILDLENSENDVSSSLPGNFQPAGKAAAAADVQVHLDQHMEDDLDFLFDGPTQHVSGNLSQVSSQVKPASDGSSKEASGKLSSSLHGSTCSVSTTNTKGTLVNQEFEDDWENDDLLNDSLVLEMTQNPQSFSAPKHCSTQKPSSEIKYQRPVNVPTSESVGLSQSAASKVEKDNVRQRTTFKLESNPNFSARRIQTDTWTKSKVDFSSETAVKDNHQSRFSAGRGVVVKAGSQSTCQTSNMVKSDLQKPQFHHRTSVGGSYAKHNTTASAASNTSATETAASFPQRPAVVSSHHEAPAGADLLDEDLYSFFLSDPVWDDPADDDLLCEMCEDVENQMQRVENVSTKQTVSHISNQRAALQPASRTWDNRNQPANQQPFPQKQTPATLPCASARAGSSLAGGSVSNFTAGAQMNAGPDSFRFTQAKNVSGPTKSSACVQGSSRVQSAAQGKTHKDQFTFKKPNSPVSTGGSKAVSKCSAAEIELKKQQAMERRRQRLQAAQNLRAPT
- the etaa1a gene encoding ewing's tumor-associated antigen 1 isoform X1, which produces MNRGRRKFDPPSGLTGSPLHQQTATSKPNRLSRTFRQSQQTKTAAQIDSPNSQQSDFKTPTRIPRSRAGGGFSEESPHNDSDFQQDIIWDATSPSPNRLGKRGKKQRAGVVDISEIVNRIAPKHGRPENAEPTLQQWIGDSATIPCTPDAQVPKPKKKSPRPNAVDDLLKLAKQFDFNMFRQDEEVEDLHQQSLELLSEDILDLENSENDVSSSLPGNFQPAGKAAAAADVQVHLDQHMEDDLDFLFDGPTQHVSGNLSQVSSQVKPASDGSSKEASGKLSSSLHGSTCSVSTTNTKGTLVNQEFEDDWENDDLLNDSLVLEMTQNPQSFSAPKHCSTQKPSSEIKYQRPVNVPTSESVGLSQSAASKVEKDNVRQRTTFKLESNPNFSARRIQTDTWTKSKVDFSSETAVKDNHQSRFSAGRGVVVKAGSQSTCQTSNMVKSDLQKPQFHHRTSVGGSYAKHNTTASAASNTSATETAASFPQRPAVVSSHHEAPAGADLLDEDLYSFFLSDPVWDDPADDDLLCEMCEDVENQMQRVENVSTKQTVSHISNQRAALQPASRTWDNRNQPANQQPFPQKQTPATLPCASARAGSSLAGGSVSNFTAGAQMNAGPDSFRFTQAKNVSGPTKSSACVQGSSRVQSAAQGKTHKDQFTFKKPNSPVSTGGSKATASCLEGGLQAVPALRAGDEAVSKCSAAEIELKKQQAMERRRQRLQAAQNLRAPT